From Canis lupus baileyi chromosome 16, mCanLup2.hap1, whole genome shotgun sequence, a single genomic window includes:
- the ARHGAP27 gene encoding rho GTPase-activating protein 27 isoform X4 codes for MVDMIARLTRRRSQALRGQVDDPPEPVYENVERQPLPTSPGTASVPRPPAWETHRDAGSGRPYYYNPDTGVTTWESPFEASEGAASPATSPASVGSRESLETDWGQYWDEESRRVFFYNPLTGEAVWEDEPEDELEDEPEDEPEDEPEDALEDMQPGLSPLDPGDRRPPTPETDYPESLTSYPEEDYSPVGSLSEPRPTSPLAAPPGWSCHVSPEGQTLYTNHYTQEQWVRLEDQHGKPYFYNPEDTSVQWELPQVPVPAPRSICRSNQDSETPAQASPPEEKIKTLDKAGVLHRTKTVDKGKRLRKKHWSASWTVLEGGVLTFFKDSKASAAGGLRQPPKLSTPEYTVELRGASLSWAPKEKSSRKNVLELQSRDGSEYLIQHDSEAIISTWHKAISEGIQEVSADLPPEEESQSSGADFGSSERLGSWREDEARLGAGAAAAEGDLSKVRHRLRKFLLKRPTLQSLREKGYIKDQVFGCPLAALCERERSSVPRFVQQCIRTVEARGLDIDGLYRISGNLATIQKLRYKVDHDERLDLDDGRWEDVHVITGALKLFFRELPEPLFPFSHFRQFIAAIKLQDQAQRCRCVRDLVRSLPAPNHDTLRLLFQHLCRVIDHGNQNRMSVQSVAIVFGPTLLRPETEETSMPMTMVFQNQVVELILQRCSDIFPPH; via the exons ATGGTGGACATGATTGCCAGGCTGACCAGGAGGCGGAGTCAGGCCCTGCGGGGACAG GTGGACGACCCCCCGGAGCCCGTGTACGAGAACGTCGAGAGGCAGCCCCTGCCCACGTCACCCGGCACCGCCTcggtcccccgcccccccgcatgGGAGACGCACAGGGACGCGGGCAGCGGGCGCCCCTACTACTACAACCCAGACACGGGCGTGACCACCTGGGAGTCGCCCTTCGAGGCCTCTGAGGGCGCCGCCAGCCCAGCCACCTCTCCGGCCTCGGTGGGCAGCCGCGAGAGCCTCGAGACAGACTGGGGCCAGTATTGGGATGAGGAGAGCCGCAGGGTGTTCTTCTACAACCCGCTGACGGGCGAGGCCGTCTGGGAGGACGAGCCGGAGGACGAGCTGGAGGACGAGCCCGAGGACGAGCCCGAGGACGAGCCCGAGGACGCGCTGGAGGACATGCAGCCAGGCCTGAGCCCACTGGACCCCGGGGACCGCAgg CCCCCTACCCCTGAAACGGACTACCCCGAGTCGCTGACCAGTTACCCCGAGGAGGACTACTCCCCCGTGGGCTCTTTGAGTGAGCCTCGGCCCACCTCTCCGTTGGCCGCGCCCCCGGGCTGGTCTTGCCATGTGAGCCCCGAGGGCCAGACACTCTACACCAACCACTACACCCAAGAGCAG TGGGTGCGGTTGGAGGACCAACATGGGAAGCCCTACTTCTACAACCCAGAAGACACCTCAGTTCAGTGGGAGCTGCCCCAG gttcctgtccctgcccctcGAAGCATCTGCAGATCCAACCAGGACAGTGAGACcccagcccaggccagccccCCTGAGGAGAAG ATCAAGACTCTGGACAAGGCCGGTGTGCTTCATCGCACCAAGACGGTGGACAAGGGGAAGCGGCTCCG GAAGAAGCACTGGAGTGCCTCCTGGACGGTGCTGGAGGGTGGCGTCCTGACATTCTTCAAGGACTCGAAGGCCTCAGCTGCAGGCGGCCTG AGGCAGCCTCCCAAGCTCTCTACCCCTGAGTACACAGTGGAGTTGAGGGGGGCCTCTCTCTCCTGGGCCCCCAAAGAGAAATCTAGCAGGAAGAATGTGCTGGAG CTGCAGAGCCGAGATGGCTCAGAGTACTTGATCCAGCACGACTCCGAGGCCATCATCAGCACCTGGCACAAGGCCATTAGTGAGGGCATCCAGGAGGTG TCCGCAGACCTGCCCCCGGAGGAGGAGAGCCAGAGCAGCGGCGCGGACTTCGGGTCCAGCGAGCGCCTGGGAAGCTGGCGGGAGGACGAGGCGCGGCTGGGTGCAG GCGCAGCCGCCGCGGAGGGCGACCTGAGCAAGGTCCGGCACAGGCTCCGCAAGTTCCTGCTGAAGCGGCCCACGCTGCAGTCGCTGCGGGAGAAGGGCTACATCAAAG ACCAGGTGTTCGGCTGCCCGCTGGCCGCGCTGTGTGAGCGCGAGAGGAGCTCCGTGCCGCGCTTCGTGCAGCAGTGCATCCGCACGGTGGAGGCTCGGG ggctGGACATCGACGGCCTGTACCGCATCAGTGGAAACCTGGCCACGATCCAGAAGCTGCGCTATAAGGTGGACCACG ATGAGCGCCTGGACCTGGACGACGGGCGCTGGGAGGACGTGCACGTGATCACCGGAGCCCTGAAGCTCTTCTTTCGAGAGCTGCCGGagcccctcttccccttctcgCACTTCCGCCAGTTCATCGCTGCCATCA AGCTGCAGGACCAGGCCCAGCGCTGCCGGTGTGTGCGGGACCTGGTGCGCTCGCTGCCCGCCCCCAACCACGACACGCTGCGGCTGCTCTTCCAGCACCTGTGCAG GGTGATCGACCACGGCAATCAGAACCGCATGTCCGTGCAGAGCGTGGCCATAGTGTTCGGGCCCACGCTGCTGCGGCCCGAGACCGAGGAGACCAGCATGCCCATGACCATGGTGTTCCAGAACCAGGTGGTGGAACTCATCCTGCAGCGGTGCTCAGACATTTTCCCGCCGCACTGA